A single genomic interval of Rosistilla ulvae harbors:
- a CDS encoding threonine aldolase family protein, whose amino-acid sequence MNAIEPGFQFASDNTSGVCPEAWNAMLEANSGYAASYGDDPWTKRARELVREIFEFDCHVYFIFNGTAANSLALASMCQSYHSVLAHQLAHVETDECGGPEFFSNGTKLLLVEGEGGRVDPAAVEKVVRRRSDVHFPKPKVLSITQATEMGTVYRGEDLDRIYETARRLHLNLHMDGSRFANALATLNVSPKELTWKAGVDVLCLGGTKNGMAVGDCVVFFDDDLAYEFEYRCKQAGQLASKMRYLSAPWVGLLESGVWLKNAQHANAMARLFAERLQAFPGVSVRNNVESNAVFLQFPPAVAAALRSAGWHFHDFIGVGESRLMCSWNTTEQEIEAFLKSLADAIKQNP is encoded by the coding sequence ATGAACGCTATCGAACCTGGATTTCAGTTTGCCAGCGACAATACTTCGGGAGTCTGTCCCGAAGCGTGGAATGCGATGTTGGAAGCCAATAGCGGATACGCAGCCTCTTATGGGGACGATCCATGGACCAAACGGGCTCGTGAGCTAGTTCGTGAGATCTTCGAATTCGATTGCCACGTCTATTTCATCTTCAACGGAACGGCCGCAAATTCGTTGGCGCTAGCGTCGATGTGCCAGTCGTATCACAGCGTGTTGGCTCACCAATTGGCGCACGTCGAGACAGACGAATGTGGTGGTCCGGAGTTCTTTTCCAACGGCACGAAATTGTTGTTGGTCGAAGGCGAAGGAGGCCGCGTCGATCCGGCGGCTGTGGAAAAAGTGGTCCGCCGCCGATCGGACGTGCATTTCCCCAAACCCAAAGTGCTCAGCATCACTCAAGCGACGGAGATGGGGACTGTCTATCGCGGCGAGGACCTCGACCGGATCTACGAAACCGCGCGACGCTTGCACTTGAACCTGCACATGGATGGTTCGCGATTCGCCAACGCGCTGGCGACATTAAACGTCTCTCCGAAAGAGCTGACTTGGAAGGCCGGAGTCGATGTGCTGTGCCTGGGCGGAACCAAAAACGGGATGGCGGTCGGCGATTGTGTCGTCTTCTTCGATGACGATCTCGCGTATGAGTTTGAGTACCGGTGCAAGCAGGCCGGCCAATTGGCTTCGAAGATGCGATACCTGTCGGCGCCTTGGGTTGGTCTGTTGGAATCGGGAGTCTGGCTGAAAAACGCTCAGCATGCCAACGCGATGGCCCGCCTGTTTGCCGAGCGGTTGCAGGCGTTCCCGGGCGTCAGCGTTCGCAATAACGTCGAATCCAACGCGGTCTTCCTGCAGTTTCCACCCGCGGTCGCCGCGGCGCTGCGGTCCGCCGGTTGGCACTTTCACGACTTCATTGGCGTCGGTGAATCGCGGCTGATGTGTTCTTGGAACACGACCGAGCAGGAGATCGAAGCGTTCCTGAAATCGCTGGCCGACGCGATCAAGCAAAACCCTTGA
- a CDS encoding glycosyltransferase family 39 protein, with product MFPIRTAYVFSAILLVALTVRCGTAYWWQTRLDRQDQHFAFGDSESYWALATQIARGLPYEYGGPEAKIFRVPIYPLMIAPWIDDDDPYRNILGVRMLGCLLGTISVAGVMYYAHLMFGPIAAACAGGLAALHPGAISMSILVLSEAPFCPLMVGNLLLWRLAWIAPTLKSGSGWSIAAGAIAGLAVLVRPSWLLFAPFVCLLQFLRQPSQYRKTAWMGLAMLLGFAVVMSPWWVRSYQITGHFVVTTLQVGPSMYDGLHPGATGASDTGMGFNSEFARQQRLHDTEATVLDSTFEYRLNQRMSTAAKTWALENPGEVVRLAAVKVARTWRPWPTASEVPGVAIRFASAAGMLLVVVPAAIGSWRYRKLGWLVLLLWMPALYFTSLHAVFIGSMRYRLPAVLILTILAAPVWATWLGRLVTRDSKHAAD from the coding sequence ATGTTTCCCATCCGAACCGCATACGTCTTTTCCGCTATTCTGCTCGTCGCGCTGACGGTGCGGTGTGGGACGGCGTATTGGTGGCAAACACGTCTGGATCGACAGGACCAGCACTTTGCCTTCGGTGATTCGGAAAGCTATTGGGCCCTGGCGACGCAGATCGCTCGCGGGCTGCCGTATGAATATGGCGGCCCCGAGGCGAAGATCTTTCGCGTGCCGATCTACCCGTTGATGATCGCCCCTTGGATCGACGACGACGATCCGTATCGAAACATCCTGGGCGTCCGCATGCTGGGCTGTCTGCTGGGGACGATTTCGGTGGCGGGCGTGATGTATTACGCGCATCTTATGTTTGGCCCGATCGCCGCGGCGTGCGCTGGCGGTTTGGCGGCGCTTCATCCCGGCGCGATCTCGATGAGCATCTTGGTTCTAAGCGAAGCCCCCTTCTGTCCATTGATGGTGGGCAATTTGTTGCTGTGGCGGTTGGCCTGGATCGCGCCGACGTTGAAGTCGGGATCGGGATGGTCGATCGCCGCCGGAGCGATCGCCGGACTGGCGGTTCTGGTCCGACCCAGTTGGCTGTTGTTCGCTCCCTTTGTTTGTCTGCTGCAGTTCCTTCGGCAACCGAGTCAGTATCGCAAGACCGCCTGGATGGGCTTGGCAATGCTGCTGGGATTTGCCGTCGTGATGTCGCCATGGTGGGTTCGCAGCTATCAGATCACCGGTCACTTTGTCGTGACGACGTTGCAGGTCGGGCCGAGCATGTACGACGGCCTGCACCCCGGAGCGACGGGAGCCAGCGACACGGGGATGGGATTCAATTCCGAATTCGCCCGTCAACAACGTTTACACGATACGGAAGCCACGGTTCTCGACAGCACATTTGAGTACCGTTTGAACCAACGGATGTCGACGGCGGCGAAGACCTGGGCTCTCGAAAATCCAGGCGAAGTGGTTCGCTTGGCCGCGGTGAAAGTTGCCCGTACGTGGCGGCCATGGCCCACGGCGAGCGAGGTTCCTGGGGTTGCGATCCGGTTCGCGTCGGCGGCTGGGATGTTGTTGGTTGTTGTTCCGGCAGCGATCGGTTCGTGGCGGTACCGCAAGCTCGGTTGGTTGGTTTTACTGCTCTGGATGCCAGCACTCTACTTCACTTCGTTACACGCCGTTTTTATCGGATCGATGCGATATCGATTACCGGCGGTCTTGATCTTGACCATCCTTGCCGCCCCCGTTTGGGCGACTTGGTTGGGACGTTTGGTTACGCGCGATTCCAAACACGCAGCGGATTGA
- a CDS encoding glycosyltransferase family 2 protein, with translation MTQPTPPAAAAESISFVIPVCNEEDSLDELHAAISEVVQENGYDTEMIFIDDGSTDASWQKVQGLAARDPRVQGLRFRTNYGKAAGLAAGFDAARGTFIITMDGDLQDDPKEIPRFLQRLHEGFDVVSGWKQVRHDPWHKVLPSRVFNWMVGALTGVRIHDHNCGFKAYRREVFDEVKLYGELHRFVPVLAAAKGWRVSEIAVEHHARKYGHSKYGVRRLVKGFLDLATVYFLTGYSQRPLHLMGTTGILSTLLGLAGLVWLSISWVFTRLNDLPEDDMHLHTRAIFYFCIMAFLVGTQLMIAGLLAELLTATSRREVQPYSIAERTEASTDV, from the coding sequence GTGACTCAGCCCACCCCCCCCGCCGCTGCCGCTGAATCGATCAGCTTTGTGATCCCAGTCTGCAATGAAGAGGACAGTCTCGACGAATTGCATGCGGCGATCAGCGAAGTCGTTCAGGAAAACGGCTACGACACCGAGATGATTTTCATCGACGACGGATCGACCGACGCATCGTGGCAAAAAGTGCAGGGCTTGGCAGCTCGCGATCCCCGCGTGCAAGGGCTACGCTTTCGCACCAACTATGGAAAAGCTGCCGGCTTGGCCGCCGGGTTCGACGCCGCTCGCGGCACCTTCATCATCACGATGGATGGCGATCTGCAGGACGATCCGAAAGAGATCCCGCGTTTCCTGCAGCGGCTGCACGAAGGTTTTGATGTCGTCAGCGGATGGAAGCAGGTCCGGCACGATCCGTGGCACAAGGTCTTGCCCAGCCGCGTTTTTAATTGGATGGTCGGTGCGTTGACCGGCGTCCGCATCCACGACCACAACTGCGGATTTAAGGCCTATCGCCGCGAGGTCTTCGACGAGGTGAAACTGTACGGCGAACTACATCGCTTTGTCCCCGTATTGGCCGCCGCCAAGGGATGGCGCGTCAGCGAGATCGCTGTCGAACACCACGCTAGGAAATATGGACACTCGAAGTATGGTGTGCGGCGATTGGTGAAAGGTTTCTTGGATCTGGCGACCGTCTATTTTTTGACCGGGTACTCGCAGCGTCCGCTGCATCTGATGGGAACGACAGGGATTTTGAGCACTCTGTTGGGCCTGGCCGGATTGGTTTGGTTGTCGATCTCGTGGGTCTTCACGCGGTTGAACGATCTTCCTGAAGACGACATGCATCTGCACACTCGGGCGATCTTCTACTTCTGCATCATGGCTTTTTTAGTTGGTACCCAGTTGATGATCGCTGGATTGTTAGCCGAATTGCTGACCGCAACCTCGCGACGCGAGGTGCAACCGTATTCGATCGCAGAGCGCACCGAGGCGTCGACCGATGTCTGA
- a CDS encoding DUF1501 domain-containing protein → MNNRRRFLSDATTGIGSIALGSLLAGERATAARPAIDPARPYAARPSHYPAKAKNVLVIFCAGAVSQLETWDFKPELIRQDGKPLKDGPAVTFQGPAGELARPQYTFRPRGETGKMVSDMIPHLAELTDEFAFIHSLTSKSNTHGPAENFLSTGFVEDGFPSGGGWVTYALGSENQNLPAFVAIPDPRGVPQASVNNWGAGFLPAEFQGTPFSSKNPIRHLAPPPQVSAAADRAARAHLEKMNRRHLERHPGDGQLAARIASYELAARMQLSVPEISDLSTETAQTMAMYGADDTSNPIKAAYAKNCILARRLVESGVRFVQLFNGAYASGGELNWDGHSKLKEQYDRHAEIMDQPTAAMIRDMKARGLLEDTLVVWCTEFGRMPMFQKGAKGRDHNPDGFTCWLTGAGVRRGVSHGVTDELGRKAVEDIHPLYDLNATILHLLGLDHEQLTFEHNGVQRRLTNVEGHRIAEVLA, encoded by the coding sequence ATGAACAATCGACGACGTTTTCTGAGCGACGCGACGACCGGTATCGGTTCGATTGCGTTGGGCAGTTTGTTGGCTGGGGAGCGAGCAACCGCCGCACGGCCAGCGATCGATCCGGCCCGGCCTTATGCTGCGCGACCGTCGCACTATCCGGCTAAAGCGAAGAATGTGCTGGTGATCTTTTGCGCCGGCGCGGTCAGTCAGTTGGAGACGTGGGACTTCAAGCCGGAACTGATCAGGCAGGATGGCAAGCCGTTGAAGGACGGTCCTGCAGTGACGTTCCAAGGACCCGCGGGGGAACTGGCGCGACCGCAGTATACGTTTCGTCCGCGCGGCGAAACGGGGAAGATGGTTTCCGACATGATTCCTCATTTGGCGGAACTGACCGACGAGTTTGCGTTTATTCATTCGCTGACCAGTAAGAGCAATACGCACGGACCGGCGGAGAACTTTCTTTCGACGGGGTTTGTCGAAGACGGATTTCCCAGCGGTGGCGGATGGGTAACGTACGCGTTGGGTAGCGAAAATCAGAACCTGCCGGCGTTTGTGGCGATTCCCGATCCGCGGGGCGTGCCGCAGGCGAGCGTCAACAATTGGGGAGCTGGATTTCTGCCGGCGGAGTTCCAAGGGACGCCCTTCAGTTCGAAGAATCCGATCCGGCATCTCGCTCCGCCGCCGCAGGTCTCCGCGGCTGCTGATCGCGCGGCGCGGGCGCATCTTGAAAAAATGAATAGGCGGCATCTGGAACGTCATCCGGGCGACGGCCAATTGGCCGCCCGGATCGCCAGCTACGAATTGGCGGCAAGGATGCAGTTGAGTGTTCCGGAGATCAGCGACTTGAGCACAGAGACCGCTCAGACGATGGCGATGTACGGGGCCGATGATACTTCGAATCCGATCAAGGCGGCCTATGCAAAGAACTGTATTTTGGCGCGACGGTTGGTCGAAAGTGGAGTCCGGTTTGTGCAACTGTTCAACGGTGCCTACGCCAGCGGCGGCGAATTGAACTGGGATGGTCACAGCAAACTGAAAGAACAATACGACCGGCATGCCGAGATCATGGATCAACCAACTGCGGCGATGATCCGCGACATGAAAGCGCGCGGATTGCTGGAGGATACGTTGGTCGTTTGGTGTACCGAATTTGGCAGAATGCCCATGTTCCAAAAGGGAGCCAAGGGACGCGATCACAATCCCGATGGCTTCACGTGCTGGTTGACCGGTGCGGGCGTGCGGCGTGGTGTCAGCCATGGCGTGACCGATGAACTGGGGCGCAAGGCGGTGGAAGATATCCATCCGCTGTACGATCTGAACGCGACGATCCTGCATCTGTTGGGGCTCGATCATGAACAACTGACCTTTGAACACAACGGGGTTCAGCGGCGATTGACCAATGTGGAGGGGCATCGGATCGCCGAGGTCTTGGCGTGA
- a CDS encoding AsmA-like C-terminal region-containing protein codes for MQNAVATRQRDTTGRVSVWVLVLLLLIAVAAAAWSALPTTAGEQVRRHLLSKLREHYREAYVDIGAARYEPGRGVVIEQLVLGDAARQGQCKALVCIERIVVDTDLSLQRLADFDFSPKKLTIRGLELTSQIDPEGHLAIEQFFPLPKFGPGAETIEIERGVLSVIDPANSDARPMVVREIKGRILNRPPNPADPKTFQLTAEADFFELLEVVGEFDSEKWNVRSRLRRAEFNRTVAAQLPFCLRNRLTKLAGLSATFDGVASVEGGSQQAALNWVSKVDLIDGRYESSFLPYQMERLQGEFFLRPSGLEVALLSARIGDARCEAKGATQGWRWPMPLSFSLDTEELLLHEELASCTPQKCQEIFQRLNPRGRIAANANVRFDGQKWSWQSAIQCLGLDVQFDRFPYPVKDVRGTIFSSDRETIGQGLVGRLEGQPLRCNLRLEKRDPAANNRTTLVELSTEGPLTIDETLLTSLTPRGEETSKLENLVRSLNVSGKVSLASSKFESWADGTRTKMMDLRFEQTNLRYDRFAYPIHDIQGQVLVDNDIVHISNVRGQSIDSASISARGICQSLPAGTLFQLEIDGYGISMDQSLRRVLAAEHQSIWDTLGPSGVLEHLNVFIDLAPGQTTPQLKIMADQYPRSDRPPRSVSITPESLPYRLNITGGRAEYVDDQVVISDLQGWHGQSRLNAQGRCVRQADGRWVLSVDAQPPTRVLVDNDLLTALPEEVQGTFHALQLYGPPVSLRGTANFAFPDHDHPDLDFDWDLRLQLEGNRIGDAGPVHDIRGEVQIAGERIAQTTNATGNVRLDSLHVDNVQVTNVQGPILIREDQLFVGQAVHDGRSESVAASSKSIRGGLFGGIAELDGQMDLTSGRFDVNGRFDGIDFATLLRDLNQPAQHTKGAGRAVMRLRGLLGDYQTLSGQGAASLQDASLYELPAVVRLLNILSVKPNHDGDLSNCELKFRLDGEQISFDDIRIWGDILVLRGSGTANLRQELDLRFETGVSPNNLWSRLLNPLKDQQYTLWTIDVTGTLANPVFDKRTLKQIEQALERLFPEFDGDNSNRRTAGRTTRQELLTR; via the coding sequence ATGCAAAATGCGGTAGCAACACGACAACGCGACACCACAGGGCGAGTCTCTGTGTGGGTGCTCGTGTTGTTGCTGTTGATCGCGGTTGCCGCAGCCGCTTGGTCGGCGCTTCCCACAACGGCCGGTGAACAGGTGCGACGGCATCTGTTGAGCAAGTTGCGCGAACACTACCGCGAAGCGTATGTCGACATCGGGGCGGCGAGATACGAACCGGGCCGCGGTGTGGTGATCGAACAGTTGGTGCTTGGGGATGCCGCGCGACAGGGGCAGTGCAAGGCGTTGGTTTGCATCGAACGGATCGTCGTCGATACCGATTTGAGTTTGCAACGGCTGGCCGACTTCGATTTCAGCCCGAAGAAGCTGACCATTCGAGGGTTGGAGTTGACGTCGCAGATCGATCCCGAGGGGCATTTGGCGATCGAACAATTTTTTCCTTTGCCTAAATTTGGCCCCGGTGCGGAAACGATCGAGATCGAGCGTGGGGTTTTATCGGTCATCGATCCGGCCAATTCCGACGCGCGTCCGATGGTGGTTCGGGAAATCAAAGGCCGGATCCTGAATCGCCCTCCGAACCCCGCGGATCCAAAGACATTCCAACTGACCGCGGAAGCCGACTTCTTCGAGTTGCTGGAAGTCGTGGGGGAATTCGACTCCGAAAAATGGAACGTTCGATCGCGTTTGCGGCGTGCGGAGTTCAATCGAACGGTGGCCGCCCAATTACCTTTCTGTCTACGGAATCGTCTTACGAAATTAGCGGGGCTGTCGGCGACATTCGATGGCGTCGCTTCGGTCGAAGGAGGCTCTCAACAGGCTGCGCTCAACTGGGTTAGCAAAGTTGATTTGATCGATGGTCGCTACGAGTCGTCGTTCCTGCCGTATCAGATGGAACGCTTGCAGGGAGAATTTTTTCTGCGTCCGAGTGGTTTGGAAGTTGCGTTGCTGTCGGCTCGGATCGGCGATGCTCGTTGCGAAGCGAAAGGGGCGACCCAAGGTTGGCGCTGGCCGATGCCGCTGTCGTTTTCATTGGATACCGAAGAGCTATTGCTGCACGAAGAGTTGGCATCGTGCACACCGCAGAAGTGCCAAGAGATCTTCCAGCGTTTGAACCCCCGCGGTCGAATTGCGGCCAATGCCAACGTTCGCTTCGACGGCCAGAAATGGAGCTGGCAATCGGCGATTCAATGCTTGGGGCTCGATGTCCAATTCGATCGGTTCCCCTATCCGGTCAAAGATGTCCGCGGCACGATCTTTTCCAGCGATCGGGAGACGATTGGCCAAGGGCTGGTCGGGCGTTTGGAAGGGCAACCGCTGCGATGTAACTTGCGGTTGGAAAAACGCGATCCAGCGGCCAACAACCGAACGACGTTGGTCGAACTGTCGACCGAGGGGCCGCTGACGATCGACGAGACGCTGTTGACCTCGCTGACGCCTCGGGGAGAAGAGACGTCGAAGCTGGAAAATTTGGTCCGCTCGCTGAATGTTTCAGGGAAGGTTTCGTTGGCGAGCAGCAAGTTTGAAAGCTGGGCCGACGGTACACGTACCAAGATGATGGATCTGCGGTTTGAACAGACCAACCTCCGCTACGATCGTTTTGCCTATCCGATCCATGACATCCAAGGTCAAGTGTTAGTCGACAACGATATCGTCCATATCTCCAACGTCCGCGGTCAGAGTATCGATTCGGCGTCGATTTCGGCGCGGGGTATCTGCCAATCGCTTCCCGCGGGAACGCTTTTCCAATTGGAGATCGATGGCTATGGAATTTCGATGGATCAATCGCTGCGACGCGTCTTGGCCGCCGAGCACCAATCGATCTGGGACACGCTCGGGCCGTCGGGAGTCTTGGAGCACTTGAATGTGTTCATCGATCTCGCGCCAGGCCAGACCACGCCTCAACTGAAGATTATGGCCGATCAATACCCGCGTAGCGATCGCCCGCCACGCTCGGTCAGCATCACGCCGGAAAGTTTGCCGTACCGTTTGAACATCACTGGTGGGCGGGCCGAATATGTCGACGACCAAGTGGTGATCTCCGATCTGCAGGGTTGGCACGGTCAATCGCGGCTTAACGCCCAGGGACGCTGTGTTCGCCAAGCCGATGGGCGTTGGGTGTTGAGCGTCGATGCTCAACCGCCGACCCGTGTATTGGTCGACAACGATCTGCTGACCGCTTTGCCAGAGGAGGTGCAGGGGACGTTCCACGCCCTGCAATTGTATGGGCCCCCGGTCAGTCTGCGGGGGACCGCAAACTTTGCATTCCCCGATCACGACCATCCCGATCTCGATTTTGATTGGGATCTGCGGCTGCAATTGGAAGGAAACCGGATCGGCGATGCCGGACCGGTTCACGATATCCGGGGCGAGGTGCAGATTGCGGGAGAACGGATCGCTCAAACGACCAACGCCACCGGAAACGTACGGTTAGATTCTTTGCACGTCGACAATGTGCAAGTGACCAACGTGCAAGGCCCGATCTTAATTCGCGAAGATCAATTGTTTGTCGGCCAAGCGGTTCACGATGGCCGCTCGGAATCGGTCGCAGCATCGAGCAAATCGATTCGAGGCGGCCTGTTTGGCGGAATCGCCGAACTCGATGGCCAGATGGATCTGACCAGTGGGCGATTTGACGTCAACGGCCGTTTCGACGGGATCGATTTTGCGACGCTGTTGCGCGATTTAAATCAGCCGGCCCAGCACACCAAAGGAGCCGGACGAGCGGTGATGCGGCTGCGCGGTTTGCTGGGCGATTACCAAACGCTCTCCGGGCAAGGGGCCGCCAGTTTGCAAGACGCCAGTCTGTATGAGTTGCCTGCGGTCGTGCGGTTGTTGAATATTCTGAGCGTGAAACCGAACCACGACGGCGATCTTTCCAACTGTGAACTAAAGTTTCGTTTGGACGGTGAACAAATCAGTTTCGATGACATCCGCATCTGGGGCGACATCCTGGTGCTGCGTGGTTCGGGGACCGCAAACCTACGTCAAGAGCTCGATCTGCGATTTGAAACCGGCGTCAGTCCAAACAACTTGTGGAGTCGGTTGCTGAACCCGTTGAAAGATCAACAGTATACACTTTGGACGATCGATGTGACCGGAACGTTGGCCAATCCGGTGTTCGATAAACGGACGTTGAAACAGATCGAACAGGCGCTCGAAAGGCTGTTTCCTGAATTCGACGGCGACAACTCAAACCGGCGAACCGCCGGACGCACCACGCGACAGGAACTCTTGACCCGATAG
- a CDS encoding PSD1 and planctomycete cytochrome C domain-containing protein: MNRLLACSLFVLLIDPLIAEDSIDFVEQVRPIFQQHCYACHAEAKQKSGFRLDIKAAAFEGGDGYGAAIVPGELDESPLIELITSDDPDTRMPPEGNRLSPAEIDLLIRWVQQGADWPDGVDLATLEDRTDHWSFKPLAFPIDAAASDPHTAADGQLDAANGLRIDAFVQNELQRHGLTLSPAAPRRDWLRRVYFDLIGLPPTPQQIVEFEHDDSSEAQRHVVDRLLASPRYGERWGQHWLDVVRYADTHGFEVNTPRPNAWPYRDYVIASFNNDTPYDQFIHEQLHGDTMQQDAATGFLVTAAALLPGQIGKDDASKRLARQDELAEIVINTGEAFLGLSVGCARCHDHKFDAISHTDYFAMQAFFSGVKYGERPIASEDSDRRRHQAAKLATRVDEIENELQQAADIAMPAATEAQMNSLAFEPIDARFVRFTIHDCNRHPSLGLIEPCLDEFEIFAADPVETNVALASRGTKLTASGSRTSDKHRLEHLNDGLYGNSHSWMSDTAGRGWVLLELPEVTSIGRVVWSRDRQGKFSDRLPTSFTLQAGPSLDAMQHLAGLAESQVQRSQALRDEKQSLEKQIEQLNKTPQFFAGRFTKPEPTHFLLRGDPEQPRELVPPAVLTALGDVRLAGDASDRERRMALADWIARPDNPLTARVMVNRIWQWHFGIGLVGTPSDFGRSGERPSHPELLDWLAAEFIRSGWSVKHLHRLIVLSQTYGQSNQIVPAGQAVDASVRLLWRFPSRRMEAEAIRDSMLAVNGRLNLTTGGPGFDLFKSRGGLSGFPPIESFSDQGLRRMVYAHKIRMEPEAVFGAFDCPDAGQSAARRRQSTTPIQALNLFNSRFTIEQSEALAARAAADVGGDVRDQIRHLYRLTLGRDPERDELDSAEALVGQHGLPTLCRVIYNANEFLFMP, translated from the coding sequence ATGAACCGACTGCTTGCCTGCTCGCTGTTCGTGCTGCTGATCGATCCGCTGATCGCCGAGGATTCGATCGATTTTGTCGAACAAGTGCGGCCGATCTTTCAACAGCATTGCTACGCTTGTCACGCCGAAGCGAAGCAAAAAAGTGGCTTCCGGTTAGACATCAAGGCGGCCGCGTTTGAAGGCGGCGATGGCTATGGTGCCGCGATCGTTCCGGGCGAGCTCGACGAAAGTCCCCTGATCGAACTGATCACCAGTGACGATCCCGACACGCGGATGCCTCCCGAAGGAAACCGACTGTCGCCAGCGGAGATCGATCTGTTGATCCGTTGGGTTCAACAGGGAGCTGACTGGCCCGACGGCGTCGACCTTGCCACGTTGGAAGACCGTACTGATCACTGGTCTTTCAAACCGCTCGCCTTTCCAATCGACGCGGCGGCTTCCGATCCGCACACCGCCGCGGACGGACAATTGGATGCGGCCAACGGTTTGCGGATCGATGCGTTTGTGCAAAACGAACTACAACGACATGGACTGACACTCTCCCCCGCGGCGCCGCGCCGCGACTGGCTTCGCCGCGTCTATTTCGATCTGATCGGTTTACCTCCCACGCCGCAACAGATTGTCGAATTCGAACACGATGATTCGAGCGAAGCCCAACGCCACGTGGTCGATCGTTTGCTGGCGTCGCCGCGCTACGGAGAACGCTGGGGCCAGCATTGGTTAGACGTGGTGCGGTATGCCGACACGCATGGCTTCGAGGTCAACACGCCGCGACCCAATGCTTGGCCCTATCGCGATTATGTGATCGCGTCGTTCAACAACGACACGCCCTACGACCAATTCATCCACGAACAATTGCATGGCGATACGATGCAGCAGGATGCGGCGACGGGATTTTTAGTCACCGCGGCCGCGCTGTTGCCAGGACAAATCGGGAAGGACGACGCGTCGAAGCGATTGGCTCGGCAGGACGAATTGGCCGAGATCGTGATCAATACCGGAGAGGCCTTTTTGGGGCTAAGCGTTGGTTGCGCTCGATGTCACGATCACAAATTCGACGCGATCTCGCACACCGACTATTTCGCGATGCAAGCTTTTTTCAGCGGTGTGAAATATGGCGAACGACCGATCGCGTCGGAGGATAGCGATCGGCGACGTCACCAGGCGGCAAAGCTGGCGACGCGAGTCGACGAGATCGAAAACGAACTGCAGCAAGCGGCCGATATCGCGATGCCGGCGGCGACCGAGGCGCAGATGAATTCGCTGGCGTTTGAACCAATCGATGCGAGGTTCGTTCGGTTTACGATCCACGATTGCAATCGGCATCCTTCGTTGGGGTTGATCGAACCGTGCCTAGATGAGTTCGAAATCTTTGCCGCCGATCCGGTGGAGACGAACGTGGCGTTGGCGTCTCGTGGGACGAAGCTGACCGCATCGGGCAGCCGGACTTCGGACAAACACCGACTCGAACACCTGAACGATGGCCTTTATGGGAACAGCCACAGTTGGATGTCCGATACCGCAGGCCGTGGTTGGGTGCTGTTGGAACTGCCCGAGGTGACGTCGATCGGGCGTGTCGTTTGGAGCCGCGATCGACAAGGGAAATTCAGCGACCGGCTGCCGACTTCGTTCACATTGCAGGCGGGGCCTTCGTTGGACGCGATGCAACATCTGGCCGGGCTGGCCGAATCGCAAGTACAAAGGTCGCAAGCGCTGCGCGACGAGAAACAGTCGCTTGAAAAACAGATCGAACAATTAAACAAGACGCCCCAGTTTTTTGCCGGCAGGTTTACAAAGCCCGAACCGACGCATTTCTTGTTGCGTGGCGATCCCGAACAGCCGCGCGAACTTGTTCCACCGGCGGTGCTTACCGCGTTGGGTGACGTTCGCTTGGCGGGCGACGCTTCCGATCGAGAACGCCGCATGGCGCTGGCCGATTGGATCGCCCGCCCCGACAATCCGTTGACCGCTCGCGTGATGGTGAATCGGATTTGGCAATGGCACTTCGGGATCGGATTGGTTGGCACGCCGAGCGATTTCGGCCGCAGCGGCGAGCGACCGTCCCACCCCGAGTTGCTCGATTGGTTAGCGGCGGAGTTCATTCGCAGCGGATGGTCGGTCAAACATTTGCATCGCTTGATCGTGCTGTCGCAGACGTACGGGCAATCGAATCAAATCGTTCCCGCCGGGCAGGCGGTCGATGCCAGCGTTCGCTTGCTGTGGCGATTTCCGTCGCGACGAATGGAAGCTGAAGCGATCCGCGATTCGATGCTGGCCGTCAACGGTCGTTTGAATTTGACGACCGGCGGACCAGGCTTCGATCTGTTCAAGTCGCGTGGGGGATTGAGTGGTTTCCCGCCGATTGAATCGTTCTCCGATCAAGGTCTGCGGCGGATGGTTTATGCGCACAAGATCCGGATGGAACCCGAAGCCGTCTTCGGCGCGTTCGACTGTCCCGACGCAGGCCAAAGCGCCGCCCGCCGGCGACAATCGACAACGCCGATCCAGGCGCTGAACCTATTCAACAGCCGGTTCACGATCGAGCAGTCCGAAGCGCTGGCTGCACGCGCGGCGGCCGATGTCGGTGGGGACGTGCGCGATCAAATTCGGCATCTCTATCGGCTGACATTGGGTCGCGATCCCGAACGCGATGAATTGGATTCGGCTGAAGCGTTGGTCGGCCAGCATGGACTGCCGACCTTGTGCCGCGTGATCTACAACGCGAACGAATTTCTGTTCATGCCGTGA